A stretch of bacterium DNA encodes these proteins:
- the rplP gene encoding 50S ribosomal protein L16 → MLTPKKTKHRKWQTGRRRNARLVKPETRGITVAFGSFGIKATSQARVTSNQIEAARRALSRAAGKTAKIWIRVFPDRPFTQKAAEVGMGSGKGDVQGYVFDVRPGRVIFEVDGAPEAMAREALRKAGTKLPLKTRVIARQ, encoded by the coding sequence ATGTTGACTCCTAAGAAAACCAAGCATCGTAAGTGGCAGACCGGTCGCCGCCGCAACGCGCGACTCGTAAAGCCTGAGACCCGCGGTATCACCGTGGCATTCGGTTCATTCGGCATCAAGGCGACGAGTCAGGCTCGCGTCACGTCGAACCAGATCGAAGCTGCTCGCCGCGCGCTCTCGCGCGCTGCAGGCAAGACCGCGAAGATCTGGATCCGCGTCTTCCCCGACCGTCCTTTTACTCAGAAGGCTGCAGAAGTCGGCATGGGTTCGGGGAAGGGTGATGTGCAGGGCTACGTCTTCGACGTCCGTCCGGGCCGCGTCATCTTCGAAGTCGACGGCGCACCTGAGGCGATGGCTCGCGAAGCACTCCGCAAGGCAGGCACCAAGCTCCCGTTGAAGACCCGCGTCATCGCACGTCAGTAA
- the rpsC gene encoding 30S ribosomal protein S3: MTHTVHPYAHRLGVIRDWKSRWFAATPLQYRQNVMIDTRIRSFLKKRLRGMYVTSVEIERTRQAIRILIKTSRPGMVIGRGGEGSQTLTKEITKVAQSVKGAPKLPVKLDIEEVRSPESQAPVVAYMIAEGLEKRQTFRRVLKQTVEKVMANRDVQGVRIALSGRLGGAEMSRQEEIKRGRVPLQTIRADIDFCRENAYLPYGVIGIKVWIYRGDIFDDKKGARA, translated from the coding sequence ATGACACACACAGTACATCCATACGCACATCGCCTCGGCGTCATCCGCGACTGGAAGTCGCGCTGGTTCGCTGCAACGCCGCTCCAGTACCGCCAGAACGTGATGATCGACACGCGCATCCGCAGCTTCCTCAAGAAGCGCCTCCGCGGCATGTATGTCACTTCGGTCGAGATCGAGCGCACCCGTCAGGCTATCCGCATCCTCATCAAGACCTCCCGCCCGGGTATGGTCATCGGTCGCGGCGGCGAAGGCTCCCAGACGCTCACTAAGGAGATCACCAAGGTCGCACAGTCCGTGAAGGGTGCACCGAAGCTTCCGGTCAAACTCGACATCGAAGAAGTCCGCTCTCCTGAATCGCAGGCTCCGGTCGTCGCGTACATGATCGCGGAAGGCCTCGAAAAGCGCCAGACGTTCCGTCGCGTCCTCAAGCAGACCGTCGAGAAGGTCATGGCAAACCGTGACGTCCAGGGTGTGCGCATCGCGCTCTCCGGCCGCCTCGGCGGCGCTGAGATGTCCCGCCAGGAAGAGATCAAGCGTGGCCGCGTCCCGCTTCAGACCATCCGCGCCGACATCGACTTCTGCCGTGAGAATGCATATCTCCCGTATGGTGTCATCGGTATCAAGGTCTGGATCTACCGCGGCGATATCTTCGACGACAAGAAAGGCGCACGCGCATAA
- the rplV gene encoding 50S ribosomal protein L22, whose product MTMKALLTNFKQSPRKVRLVADMIRGKRVLIARDLLAFTPKKSAPELEKLLASAIANARQQGMNPEDLVVKSISVDKGAVLKRFMPKARGRAGRILRVMSIVKIELGAAGAVSKKAAKKETKAEAPVAEAVEKKPAAKKAAKKKAKAE is encoded by the coding sequence ATAACTATGAAAGCACTTCTTACCAACTTCAAGCAGTCTCCGCGTAAGGTCCGCCTCGTCGCAGACATGATCCGTGGCAAGCGCGTCCTCATCGCGCGCGATCTTCTCGCGTTCACGCCCAAGAAATCTGCTCCTGAACTCGAGAAGCTTCTCGCGTCTGCTATCGCGAATGCGCGTCAGCAGGGGATGAACCCGGAAGACCTCGTCGTGAAGTCGATCTCCGTCGACAAGGGAGCAGTCCTCAAGCGCTTCATGCCGAAGGCTCGTGGCCGCGCAGGCCGCATCCTCCGCGTCATGTCGATCGTAAAGATCGAGCTCGGCGCTGCAGGTGCAGTTTCGAAGAAGGCTGCAAAGAAGGAGACAAAGGCTGAAGCTCCGGTTGCCGAAGCTGTTGAAAAGAAGCCGGCTGCTAAGAAAGCCGCTAAGAAGAAGGCCAAGGCCGAATAA
- the rpsS gene encoding 30S ribosomal protein S19 — MTRSLKKGPYIDEKLMKKVSARKPGAGGIKTWARSSQIAPEFVGFTFLVHTGKNFDEVFVTEDMVGHRLGEFAPTTKFGRHGGKMQKEIEQKAKESEIAAAQAAKGAADAKKK, encoded by the coding sequence ATGACACGCTCACTTAAGAAAGGTCCGTACATCGACGAGAAGTTGATGAAGAAGGTCTCGGCACGCAAGCCGGGCGCTGGCGGCATTAAGACGTGGGCGCGCTCATCTCAGATCGCTCCGGAATTCGTGGGCTTCACCTTCCTCGTGCACACCGGCAAGAACTTCGACGAAGTCTTCGTCACCGAAGACATGGTGGGTCACCGCCTCGGCGAATTCGCACCGACGACCAAGTTCGGCCGTCACGGCGGTAAGATGCAGAAGGAGATCGAACAGAAGGCAAAGGAGAGCGAGATCGCTGCTGCACAGGCTGCAAAGGGCGCCGCTGATGCCAAGAAGAAATAA